ATCGGCTCATCCTTGCCTTCAGGTGGCGGTGTTTCCATTAGTTTCTCCGCAGCCATGGCCAGTGTGGCAATTGTGCTTATCTGTTTCTTGATAGGTTTGGGAGCTGTTTCACGATCGGTTTCCTCAATGTGGCGCATGGCGAGCTCAGCGAAGCCAGCAGCTTGTCTTTCCTGTTGACGAGCTTTTTCCTCACTTGTCATTTCCTTCACTTTCGGTTTCTCAACTTTTCCCTTAGCTGTGCAGGGTTCATCGTTTGTGCATTTGGCCACGAGATCGGCGACCTTTTTTTGTGCTTCGCTGAACTTGATCAACTTTGGATCGTAGGGCAAAATGCTTAGTGCAATTTCTAAACGTTGGCGGCGAGACATGTTCGCTGTCTGTGTCGTGATTGTTGACTGATGTCTTGTCCAGCGAACACAGCTCTTTTATACTCTCGCCAGGTAGCTTGAAAACCCAACGCTAATCCCTTTATGATCCTTATTGTATCGTTGACAGATGCTGAGCTAGCTTATGGCCTGGGTTTCTTGGCTGCTTTCAGACAATTGCGCTTCCAATGGTCGCCGGGCGGATCAGTTGGGCGGCTACCTGCGGGCGGATCGCGATCTTTGCTGTACCGGACTAACGATGACAATAGCGAGGAATGCTTAAACCCAACTTGCAACTGTGATCTACCTGTGGAAGTAAGGCGTCCCGTTTGCGTTGTGTTTGACGAATCGGATCCGATTTCCGCGCTCGAGCACAGCTTCGATTTTTCCTCAACGAGCACTCAAACTATTTTCGTGGAACACAAAGCCGCGCAGACCGACGAGAGTTTAAGCCAAATGAGCCATCAATCCACGCAGTACGAAGATCAAGGGAATTTTAAGAAACCAGCCAAGAAACAAACGCAGAAACAAGCGTATCCTGCTGCGCATTACTATCCGAGGAACACTCGACTAAGCAATGAATCCTTCGACCTTCCCAAGCGACGAAATGTGCTACACAGAATGCTGCATTGGAGGCAAAACTTTCTACAAATGCCAACAATATCAAAAGGGGAAAGTCCAATGGCAGAAACTTGGCAAAATTCAGATTCAATTCGCAAATTTGTGCCAGAAATATACGAAAGGCTGAACGAGTTGTTGAAGAAAGTCGACAAACAGGAGACACAAGTGAAGCAGCTGCAGAAAGCTGTGGATTCCATAAAGCatcaagcaaacaacaactttgcTGAGAGTTCAATCTTTACTCAGAAAAAGTTGCCTTTTCTGCAGCCAGTGAACACAAAAAGAACTTGCGATGCCGCCACTTGGACTTCATGCAACTCGAGTAAAAGTACTCTATCAAAAACTAGGAATTCCTCTGCAGAGAAAAGATCCACAAAAGTTGAATTCGCTGAGCAACCAAATTCGAACTATATGCTGGAGAAACAATACTCCAGCGAGTGCCAATTGTGTGTGGAGAAAACGCAGCCAGTGCTCGATGATCTAATTGAGAAAGTGCTGCAACTGATTGGGAAGCGAAACTTTGAGGATATCATGATCACTGTGCTGCTTCGTGCTGACAATGTCTATCATGTGAATGTCCAGGAGAAACAATCAAAGCTCAATCTTGGCTGCCTTCTGGCCACCCACGAGGCTATCGAAAAGGCTGCCAAACGAGGCTTCTTCAATCAGTTTCTCACCTACTCTGTGACTGATGTTCGCAACACCGTTACGCCCCCTACTCGCCCCTTTGGCATTCCCTTTGAGTTCGTTTCGCAAGAGAAGACCACAAAGAATCCGATATATGTCGAGGATGATTCCGAACCCACTCATTCTGCAGTCTGTGAATTTATCACGAAGGTTCTGCGAATGCCAGCGGAAAAAATTAACAAAGCGTAGTCCAAACTCTTGCCTAGCCTTTGAATTGTACCAATTTTTAGACAAGCTGCTGTGTGGTCAGCTCTGAAATTATGTCAATTAGTCAATTAGTACCACAAAATGTTgcgcaatttgaatttattgacatttaaagaaatgtgcataaattgttttaaacaatgtccaaaacattttaaagtatCGATTGCAAAGGATTCGATTCCTGATTGTAATGCTGTAGACAATTGAAATAACATTTTAGCGCTCTTTCATAACATtactatatcaaaatatacttcaaaataaattaaaagtgtcTTACATAAATGgatgagtttttttttagctgcCAGCTATTATAACATAATTCCTtaacatttgtttaatttttcaaatttaaataagaacAAAATTATGTTCATTATGtccataataaatatacataagcATATCTAGCTAATAATGGGTTCCTTGCTAATGACAAAGTTTTCATCAAAATCGTGTTAACCAAGCCATGGGTGTATTACAAAATGAGGGTTACCTTGCGTCacaaatgaatgaaagaaaaaaataggTATTTAGATAAAAACTGGAATTAAAAACATTATGAATGTATAGAATACATATTTTCCAatcaaaagtatctcaaacTATCAGAAATCCATAAGAACTTCATATACCGTAACATAAATTCTCTAATCCACTTAACAAATAGCTAATATATCAATAAGgtaataatttgataatgaaCATTAACAAATAGCAAACCAATATGCAACAACTACACTCTATTCGATTTAAAGTTTTCGCAACTATTGAATGTTGTAAAATAAGGTCTCTGAAATTTTGCCAATTCTCAAGCTAGCGAAATCGTAGTATATTAGGGATCctattttgagaaatattttaGAGCTGTTCCGAATTAAATATATCTCCGGGTTAAataattacatacatttctctACTTCGCTTAGCAAttagttaatatttcaataagcTAACATTTAGCATTTGAATGCTTTGAAGGCCTaggaaaaattataattttaataatcgCATTCCAGAAAATTTCACAAAAAGTTGCGCTATTATAAAAAAGTTCCAAATTAAAGACATCTCAATGCATAGAATAAAcgattttcaatataaattaacaTCAGCTATCAGAAAACGATaagaacaataaaataatagttgttgctttttcttcatttagcaaatagttaatattttaataagttaGCACTTAGAAACCTAATATGTAACATAATGCGattcaattttaaactttCAATTCCTtaatttgaacaatttttttgGTAAACTATTTATCGTAGTGTTGAGGGTTGAGTGAGTTATAAAAAAACTTCCGAATGCAACATTTATCTATCAGCTATAAGAAAGCGATAGGAGCTACAAATCAATCAATCCGAAATCTCTTCCCTTCATTTAGCAAATAGCTCATATTTCAATAAGCTCAGACTTAGATTAATTAcagattaattaaatattaacaatacGAGTATATAATGATTAACATCAGTTATCAGAAAACGATAAGAactatataataatagttattGCTTTATTCATCATTTAGCAAAtagttaatatttcaataagttAGCACTTAgatgaaatcatttaaatcaTTGTAAATGCTATAAAAGACACCTCATATGTAACAGCATAATGcgaataaattttaaactttcaaATCTTTAATTTTAACGATTTTTTTGGTAATCTACTTATCGTAGTGTTGAGTGTAGTTATAGAAAAACTTACGAATGCAACATTTATCTATTAGCTTTCAGAAAACGATATAAGCTACAAATCAATCAATCCGAAATCTCTTCCCTTCATTTAGAAAATAGCTCATATTTCAATAAGCTCAGACTTAGATAAAATCATTCGATTGAACATTGGCGCTGAGAAATATCTAACAGCAACATACTATTAGATTCAAAATTCGAGTCCTCCAACGTATTAATATGGGAGATTTGATAAATTCTTATAATTAATCAATAGTGAGTGATTTGAAAAAAGTGAGTGATCAGAAAACGATAAGAGGTACAAATCAAATAATCAGAAATCTCTCTACTACATTTATCAAATACGTAATAGTTACatgaaattatttgcattgGATTGAACATTTGCACTAAGAAACATCTATGTCACATGTAACAGCAACATTCTGTTCGATCTGAAGTCCTTAAAACTATGAATTCTTTAAAATCAATTCTTGTGGTACAGTATTACCctaaatacatatatgacTGAAATATTTAGAAACAAATTGGAGACATCTGAATGCATAGAATAAAcgatttttaatataaattaacatCAGTTATCAGAAAACGATAAGAACTATAAAATAATAGTTATTGCTTTTTCTTCATTTGACAAAtagttaatatttcaataagttAGCACCTAAGTgctaaaatcatttaaatcaTTGTAAATGCTATAAGAGACACCTCATATGTAACAGCATAATGCGaatcaattttaaactttCAATTCCTtaatttgaacaatttttttgGTAAACTACTTATTGTAGTGTTGAGTgttgttacaaaaaaaaaaaacttccgGATGCAACATCCATCTATCAGCTATCAGAAAGCGACAGGAGCTACAAATCAATCTATCGCTTGAATTCATTTAGCAAATAGCTCATATTTCAATAAGCTCAGCTGAGAAATATCTAACAGCAACATACTATTAGATTTAATGCTTTCGAGTCTTTAAACGTATTAAAATGGGCGATTTTATCAATTCTGTGTGATTTCATCTTAGAAAATTTTGGGcacaatataattttgtaataaaaaagtttCGAATTGAAGTCTGAACGCAGCGATGGTTTTCAATACTAACGAACATCTGCTATCAGAAAACGATACGAGGTACACATCAATTAATTAGAAAACTCTCTACTACATTTATCAAATAGGTAGCATTAAGATGAAATCATTTGTATTTCGATTGAGTATTTGCACTAAGAAACACCTAATTCACATATAACAGCAACACAACATACTGCTCAATCTGAAGTccttaaaaatatgaattctTGGAAACCAATTCTTGTAGTATCAATCGTAATAAATGAGTGAACATTTTAGAAGCAATATGAGCGTTGGTGTAGAAAAGTTCTGAATTAAAAACATCTGAATAcagattaattaaatattaacaatatataatGATTAACATCTGCTATCAGAAAACGATATGAACTGCAAATTAACAATCTGAAATTTCTCTACTTCTTTTAGAAAGTAGCTAATAGCATATTTCAATAAGCTAACACTTAGTTAAAATCATTTGAATTCGATTGCGCATTTCCACTAGGGGCCCCAAAACAACATTTAACATccaattcaatattaaaatttcgaTTTACtaaacatattaatataagATTATGTGAATTAATAAGTTCTGTAAGCTTTATCGTAATATGAGTGAGAAAAATTGCGGTTGTTATAAAAAATTCCGAATAAACGATATCTtaatgtatattataaataatattattaaacatcTGCTATCAGAAAACGATAAGAACTGCAAATGAATCAATCTGAAATTTCTCTACTTCATTTAGACAATAGCTAATATGTATTTCAATGAGCTAACACTTAgttaaattcatttgaattcgaTTGCGCATTTTCACTAAAAAACTCAGAGTCATTTAACATCCGagtcaatattaaaatttcgaCTGCtaaacatattaatataagATTATGGGAATTAATAAACTCTTTAAACTTTATAGTAATATGAGTGATATCATTTTAGAAAAATtgtgaacttaatatattgttataaaaaaattcgAATCTTAAtgcatattaataaacatCTGCTACATATCAGAAAACGATAAGAACtgcaaatcaatcaatattaAATCTCTCCACTTCATttagttaatatttcaatagGCTAGCAAAAATCTGTTTTTAAGTTGAAATCATTTGAACTCGATTGTGCATTTGCACTAATGAATATTTAACCAAGATGGACATACTCTTCAATTTTAAGATGTCGCGGGTTCGTATTAAATTGAGTTCTTGGGAATTTTGTCAAATGCTTGGAACTGTCGAAGATTCGCAGCAGGTATGCGATGGAAGTGGTGTTATAAAATGAGTTTCTGAAGATCCTCTGTGACAGATGGCGAGGTCTCATTTTATGGCTAATCCGCGCAGCTGTCGCTTGAGCCGCGCTGGAATTATGCCTGGGATAATTAGGTAAATCGGGAAAACCCAAACCGAAGTGCGCAAAGAGTTTCGCGAAAAGCGAAGGCGGACTACCTGCTGACCACCCTCGGGTGGCAAAAGGGATCGCTTTCAGGAGAATAAAAGCGACTGGAAACGGAGCAGAGAGCATCAGTTTGCAACAAGCAGCGctacagtaacaacaacagtgacaGTAACTCTTTCAACTACTATTTAACCTTCAAGTCAAGtgcataaagaaaataaaagagacAACAtgagcaacaacgaaaacaatcaGCCAAAAGCAGCTCGCATTTCGACCATTTCGAAGACATCTCCAACACGTCTTTCCTGGTTTTTGGCTGAGATCGACGAAGGCGTCGCTGACAACGGCAAAGCAAATGGCAAGAAGCGTCTTTGTGTGCTCCACAGCATGGAGCTGCTCGAGGCTGATGTCTCCGATAAATACATGACTCGCTTCGTCGAATTCCGCCTCAATGGCAAGCGACTGGAGGCGAAGCTGATCCTCGCTTCCGACGATCGTAAAGTTGTCGATGCGGCACTCGAATCGATGAGCAAAGAGCCCAGAGATGAGGAGGATGATGGCAGACAAATGCTGATACAATACCATGAGGAACATGGAAACACCAGGCGACTCTTCCAAAAGGTGATCTCGCCGGTACATGTCGTCTGGATGAGCGTTAATCCCGAGATTGGCGGCACTCCGCTGATCAAATTGAGTGATCGTTGCATTGCCCACGTGCTGAATGCCTATGAGAAGCGCGATTACATGGAGAAGATGTTGCTGCATGTGAAGGCCGCCTGCTTTGATCACGCCTTCGATGAGCCACTCGAAGATAGGCCACAGGCGCCCATGGACGAGAACAGTTGGATGCTGGTGCAGTACAGTCCCGAGCCGGAGATTGTCATCTATCAGGTTGTGCCCTATTCACAGACCGTGTGGCGTGAGGAGAATCTCTTCAAGGATGTGATTGCATATCTGCGTCTCCCTGGCAGCGAGGTTATCCTCCAGGCCGTCGTCATTTGTTACAGCCAGGACGAACAGGCCATGCACAAAAAGTACGATCAGCTGGCCAGCTATGCCTTGGAGATTGACTTTCCCAAGCCCGATGACATGGACTACGATCTGTTGGAGAATAAAGGCACCGCTGCACTCTTTGCCCGCACTAGCACCACGCTCTTCCAGCGTGCTGAGCAGCGTGATTCGACTGGCGCTCATCGGCGGGCGCGACGCCACCTCGAAGAGCTGACCGAAAATGCCGAGAACGAGGCTCAGATGATCATCGATGCCTTCGAGAAGGTGGACAGCGTCAGAATGCAGCAACAGGAGCGTCTTGACAATGGGCCATCTACTTCTTCACCTCGCATTTAATCAGCTAAAATTTTCTATGAGTTTTTACATTATATTGAACTTAGTTCTAGTTTGCACGATTATCCCACATTCTAGCTTATAAAGTACTTTAAGAAATTGcatgctttaaatttaatttcatttactacataaaattactataaaaatattatataacaaaaaaaagttaaataaatgtattatcTCTGCAACTCTTTGACTTTTCATTAATTACAGAAAAATGTGATCATGTCACAATTATCTTTCAGGAATCACGCCTCTTTTGTTGGTGTCCCAGCTACAAATCTCTTGCTGAGAATATAATTCTCATGCTTGCTTTTCTAATTTCCTCAAATGTGAAGTTTTATAAGTAAATCTTTTTAATCTCTGAGAATATTCAAGTCTCGAAAATGTGTTCTTCACTTCTAACCCTAATTCATTCACTTTCTATCTTGACTTCCTATAGTATATTGCAATTCTTGTTGGTTAAATTGGCTTCCTATTGCTTTCGTATTATAAAactactaaataaaataatatattattcatGTTTACATGttgtgtttaatataaattgaaaaaatagaaaaaattatatgtaaTGTGAAGTAAATTTAgtaagcaaatgaaaaaatagtTGCTTAAAGTAAATCTggaaaaaattgttatttg
This DNA window, taken from Drosophila nasuta strain 15112-1781.00 chromosome 2L, ASM2355853v1, whole genome shotgun sequence, encodes the following:
- the LOC132798607 gene encoding uncharacterized protein LOC132798607 isoform X2, which encodes MPQGSHSCCHEMDRRAYAELAYGLGFLAAFRQLRFQWSPGGSVGRLPAGGSRSLLYRTNDDNSEECLNPTCNCDLPVEVRRPVCVVFDESDPISALEHSFDFSSTSTQTIFVEHKAAQTDESLSQMSHQSTQYEDQGNFKKPAKKQTQKQAYPAAHYYPRNTRLSNESFDLPKRRNVLHRMLHWRQNFLQMPTISKGESPMAETWQNSDSIRKFVPEIYERLNELLKKVDKQETQVKQLQKAVDSIKHQANNNFAESSIFTQKKLPFLQPVNTKRTCDAATWTSCNSSKSTLSKTRNSSAEKRSTKVEFAEQPNSNYMLEKQYSSECQLCVEKTQPVLDDLIEKVLQLIGKRNFEDIMITVLLRADNVYHVNVQEKQSKLNLGCLLATHEAIEKAAKRGFFNQFLTYSVTDVRNTVTPPTRPFGIPFEFVSQEKTTKNPIYVEDDSEPTHSAVCEFITKVLRMPAEKINKA
- the LOC132798607 gene encoding uncharacterized protein LOC132798607 isoform X1: MPQGSHSCCHEMDRRACKESTDAELAYGLGFLAAFRQLRFQWSPGGSVGRLPAGGSRSLLYRTNDDNSEECLNPTCNCDLPVEVRRPVCVVFDESDPISALEHSFDFSSTSTQTIFVEHKAAQTDESLSQMSHQSTQYEDQGNFKKPAKKQTQKQAYPAAHYYPRNTRLSNESFDLPKRRNVLHRMLHWRQNFLQMPTISKGESPMAETWQNSDSIRKFVPEIYERLNELLKKVDKQETQVKQLQKAVDSIKHQANNNFAESSIFTQKKLPFLQPVNTKRTCDAATWTSCNSSKSTLSKTRNSSAEKRSTKVEFAEQPNSNYMLEKQYSSECQLCVEKTQPVLDDLIEKVLQLIGKRNFEDIMITVLLRADNVYHVNVQEKQSKLNLGCLLATHEAIEKAAKRGFFNQFLTYSVTDVRNTVTPPTRPFGIPFEFVSQEKTTKNPIYVEDDSEPTHSAVCEFITKVLRMPAEKINKA
- the LOC132796308 gene encoding early boundary activity protein 3, yielding MSNNENNQPKAARISTISKTSPTRLSWFLAEIDEGVADNGKANGKKRLCVLHSMELLEADVSDKYMTRFVEFRLNGKRLEAKLILASDDRKVVDAALESMSKEPRDEEDDGRQMLIQYHEEHGNTRRLFQKVISPVHVVWMSVNPEIGGTPLIKLSDRCIAHVLNAYEKRDYMEKMLLHVKAACFDHAFDEPLEDRPQAPMDENSWMLVQYSPEPEIVIYQVVPYSQTVWREENLFKDVIAYLRLPGSEVILQAVVICYSQDEQAMHKKYDQLASYALEIDFPKPDDMDYDLLENKGTAALFARTSTTLFQRAEQRDSTGAHRRARRHLEELTENAENEAQMIIDAFEKVDSVRMQQQERLDNGPSTSSPRI